A section of the Pseudomonas sp. FP453 genome encodes:
- a CDS encoding aryl-sulfate sulfotransferase, which produces MHSTTLKRQKTGLIGVDHSRSAGGYTLFAPQTADGNVFLIDLDGEVVHRWKLPQRPGRDAVILANGNLGYNGNHPDSPELFPGWSVWHGGAFSEVTPEGEVVWQHIDLLHHHDAQWLDNGNLLYTTVAPLSAELASRVVGGIPGSEAAGGVIYADVVKEVDRQGQVVWEWRSWEHLRPEDYPLHATFERYHWPMTNAVSPGRDGKVILSLRSVSSVIAVQRGSGEVLWRLGHDLVAQQHCPSELENGNILVFDNGISRPHISMPHSRILEIDPQQQRITWQYADTPGYAFFTPFMGGAQRLHNGNTLVTEANFGRLFEVTPAGEVVWEYVNPHFATYPDEASRRYLPGENNAIFRAHRYQRQDLPWLRD; this is translated from the coding sequence ATGCACAGCACCACCCTCAAGCGCCAGAAGACCGGCCTGATCGGCGTCGACCACAGCCGCAGCGCCGGCGGCTACACCTTGTTCGCGCCGCAAACGGCGGACGGCAACGTGTTCCTGATCGACCTCGACGGCGAAGTCGTCCACCGCTGGAAGTTGCCCCAACGCCCGGGCCGCGACGCGGTCATCCTGGCCAACGGCAACCTCGGCTACAACGGCAACCACCCGGACTCCCCGGAGCTGTTCCCCGGCTGGTCGGTGTGGCACGGCGGTGCATTCAGTGAAGTCACTCCGGAAGGCGAAGTGGTGTGGCAGCACATCGACCTGCTGCACCACCACGATGCGCAATGGCTGGACAACGGCAACCTGCTGTACACCACCGTCGCGCCCCTCAGTGCGGAACTGGCCAGCCGCGTGGTCGGCGGCATTCCCGGCAGCGAGGCGGCGGGAGGGGTGATCTATGCCGATGTGGTCAAGGAAGTCGACCGCCAGGGCCAGGTGGTGTGGGAGTGGCGCAGCTGGGAACACCTGCGTCCCGAGGATTACCCCCTGCACGCGACGTTCGAGCGCTACCACTGGCCGATGACCAACGCGGTCTCGCCGGGCCGCGATGGCAAGGTCATCCTGAGCCTGCGCAGCGTGTCGTCGGTGATTGCCGTGCAACGTGGCAGCGGCGAGGTGCTGTGGCGCCTCGGTCACGACCTGGTGGCGCAGCAACACTGCCCGAGCGAGCTGGAAAACGGCAACATCCTGGTGTTCGACAACGGTATTTCCCGCCCGCACATCAGCATGCCGCACTCGCGCATCCTCGAAATCGACCCGCAGCAACAGCGCATCACCTGGCAATACGCCGATACCCCGGGCTACGCGTTCTTCACGCCGTTCATGGGCGGCGCCCAGCGCCTGCACAACGGCAACACCCTGGTGACCGAGGCCAACTTCGGGCGCTTGTTCGAAGTCACCCCGGCCGGTGAAGTGGTGTGGGAATACGTCAACCCGCACTTCGCCACCTACCCCGACGAGGCCTCCCGCCGCTACTTGCCGGGCGAAAACAACGCGATTTTTCGCGCACACCGCTACCAGCGTCAGGACCTTCCCTGGCTGCGCGACTGA
- a CDS encoding ABC transporter substrate-binding protein produces MTLKPDAAKHPVLRRLAGLACLAALLMVQPVSAALKVGDQSGLIQAMLHASGEDQDLPAALAWHPFSAGTTLLEALSAGAIDIGVVGNAPPVFAQAGGFDVRIIGVASGAQNNNALLLPQGSSVQRVADLKGQRVAVAKGTSGHYLLLAALHQAGLTTRDVNIAYVSPLDAQTAFASGRLEAWSVWYPFVGQATSRGARVLVDGGAWPETGQNFTLASLKALADPQRAVEAGDLLARLARAQAWATANPDAWAQVFAQTTRLPLTLVRDMLAHQHLRYVPIDPAVIALQQRLADLFAAERVIPRPLDVGQIFDTRFNTVLPPN; encoded by the coding sequence ATGACGCTAAAACCTGACGCTGCCAAGCATCCCGTACTGCGCCGCCTGGCCGGGTTGGCGTGCCTGGCGGCGCTGTTGATGGTGCAACCGGTGTCGGCGGCGCTGAAGGTCGGAGACCAGAGCGGCCTGATCCAGGCCATGCTGCACGCGTCCGGTGAAGACCAGGACCTGCCGGCCGCGCTGGCGTGGCATCCGTTCAGCGCCGGCACCACGCTGCTGGAGGCGCTGAGCGCCGGTGCCATCGATATCGGCGTGGTCGGCAATGCGCCGCCGGTGTTTGCCCAGGCCGGTGGTTTTGATGTGCGCATCATTGGCGTGGCGAGCGGGGCGCAGAACAACAATGCGCTGTTGCTGCCGCAAGGTTCCAGCGTGCAGCGTGTCGCCGACCTCAAGGGCCAGCGCGTCGCCGTGGCCAAAGGCACCAGCGGCCATTACCTGCTGCTGGCGGCGCTGCACCAGGCCGGGTTGACGACGCGGGATGTAAACATTGCCTACGTCAGCCCGCTCGACGCGCAAACCGCGTTTGCCAGCGGCCGTCTGGAGGCCTGGTCGGTGTGGTATCCCTTTGTCGGTCAGGCCACTTCCCGTGGCGCTCGCGTATTGGTGGACGGCGGCGCCTGGCCGGAAACCGGGCAGAACTTCACCCTGGCGAGCCTCAAGGCATTGGCCGACCCACAGCGCGCCGTTGAGGCCGGCGATTTGCTCGCCAGGCTCGCCCGCGCGCAAGCCTGGGCCACGGCCAACCCGGATGCGTGGGCGCAGGTGTTCGCGCAGACCACGCGGCTGCCGCTGACGTTGGTGCGCGATATGCTCGCCCATCAGCACCTGCGTTATGTGCCGATTGATCCAGCGGTCATCGCCTTGCAACAGCGCCTGGCCGACCTGTTCGCCGCCGAGCGGGTGATCCCGCGCCCGCTGGACGTCGGGCAGATCTTCGACACGCGCTTCAACACCGTTCTACCACCCAACTGA